One Phaseolus vulgaris cultivar G19833 chromosome 2, P. vulgaris v2.0, whole genome shotgun sequence DNA window includes the following coding sequences:
- the LOC137812303 gene encoding protein ALTERED PHOSPHATE STARVATION RESPONSE 1, with the protein MGATNSRAEKNEALSLCRERKRFIKVAIDSRYALAAAHVSYIQSLRNVGTALRRYAEADVVVESSLSISDKTPSQTSYPSPSPSHVAEVEVSESPLHNESPLSPPVATTLSYMRSGGSAAVTVTVNACGNINYLDDESTVVPMPPPPPPPPESGASWDFFDPGEDSESFRFAVHCSESRECRDEENGDQWLHIGSDGHCMMQPNLDEKFGKFSSDAMGNEGGNCYAPYLDHSIVSRGVEGGKQMVDGEVEEIELPSVAGEVSPVVAHKGAGGRSSSKKEKNMVGKNVCTEREDPSEFITHRAKDFLSSIKDIEHRFIRASESGREVLRLLEANKIKVGYSEAKVKSSTVAMLSAFQPVCCGGKASPVFQEPAQKIISWKRTASSRSSSSRNALATKSKEDIDDSGSDFVEEVCMIAGSHSSTLDRLYAWERKLYDEVKASESIMKEYDRKCHQLRHQFAKDQGSHVIDKTRSVVKDLHSRLRVAIYSVDSISKRIERMRDEELLPQLLELTEGLIRMWKAMLECHHAQYITISLAYHSRSSTGTLLQGEVRREIMSRLLEEVELFGLSFANWINSLTSYVEALNAWLQNCILLPRERSKSRRPFSPRRLLAPPIFVLCRDWSAGIKALPSEELSEAIINFLSDLHLRTEQHNDQLLRKQDSTNARTAETESKTNEDNEDESANLSCIHARLTKVLDRLTKFSEASLKMYEDTRQKSEAARNAYHNCRIIRAEKV; encoded by the exons ATTCAAGGTATGCTTTAGCAGCTGCACATGTTTCGTACATTCAATCTCTTCGAAATGTTGGCACTGCTCTCCGTAGGTATGCTGAGGCAGATGTAGTGGTAGAGTCATCTCTGTCTATATCTGACAAAACCCCTTCTCAAACTAGTTACCCTTCTCCATCACCTTCACATGTTGCTGAGGTTGAGGTTTCGGAGTCACCTTTGCACAATGAGAGTCCTCTTTCGCCACCTGTGGCCACCACTCTCAGTTACATGAGGTCAGGGGGTAGTGCTGCTGTTACTGTTACTGTCAATGCTTGTGGAAACATCAACTATTTGGATGATGAATCCACTGTGGTTCCAATgcctccacctccaccacctccTCCTGAGTCAGGTGCATCTTGGGATTTCTTTGATCCGGGGGAGGATAGTGAGAGCTTCAGGTTTGCGGTGCATTGCAGTGAGTCCAGAGAGTGTAGGGATGAAGAAAATGGAGATCAATGGTTACATATTGGTTCAGATGGGCATTGCATGATGCAACCTAATCTGGATGAGAAGTTTGGAAAGTTCAGCAGTGATGCAATGGGAAATGAGGGTGGCAATTGTTATGCACCCTACCTTGATCATTCAATTGTTTCAAGAGGAGTTGAAGGTGGCAAACAAATGGTTGATGGAGAAGTGGAAGAGATAGAGTTGCCAAGTGTTGCCGGTGAAGTAAGCCCGGTTGTTGCACACAAGGGTGCTGGTGGAAGATCCAGTTCAAAGAAGGAGAAGAACATGGTTGGAAAAAATGTGTGCACAGAAAGAGAGGATCCTTCAGAGTTCATCACCCACAGAGCTAAAGATTTTCTCTCTAGCATAAAGGATATAGAGCATCGGTTCATTCGAGCTTCCGAATCTGGTAGGGAGGTCTTGAGGTTGTTAGAAGCAAACAAGATCAAGGTGGGATATTCTGAAGCAAAAG TGAAATCATCTACTGTGGCTATGCTGTCAGCTTTCCAGCCTGTTTGTTGCGGTGGAAAGGCTTCCCCTGTTTTCCAGG AACCTGCCCAAAAAATTATAAGTTGGAAAAGGACAGCATCTTCTCGGTCATCCTCATCTAGGAATGCTTTGGCTACAAAATCAAAGGAAGATATTGATGATAGTGGAAGTGACTTTGTTGAAGAAGTCTGCATGATTGCTGGAAGTCATTCTTCCACCCTTGACAGACTATATGCATGGGAGCGAAAACTCTATGATGAAGTAAAG GCTAGTGAATCCATCATGAAGGAGTACGATCGAAAATGTCACCAGCTTAGGCATCAATTTGCAAAAGATCAAGGCTCTCATGTGATTGACAAGACCCGGTCAGTTGTGAAGGATCTGCATTCACGGTTAAGAGTGGCTATATATTCTGTTGATTCAATATCTAAACGAATTGAGAGAATGAGGGATGAAGAATTGCTCCCACAACTTTTGGAATTAACAGAAGG ATTGATCAGAATGTGGAAGGCCATGCTGGAATGTCATCATGCACAGTACATCACCATCTCCCTGGCATATCATTCAAGGAGCTCAACAGGAACATTGTTGCAAGGAGAAGTGCGCCGAGAGATAATGAGCCGGCTTCTAGAAGAAGTTGAGTTGTTTGGTCTGAGTTTTGCTAACTGGATTAACAGCCTCACTTCATATGTGGAAGCTCTCAATGCATGGCTGCAAAACTGTATACTGTTACCAAGGGAACGTTCCAAGAGCAGAAGACCGTTCTCCCCTCGCAGACTTCTGGCACCGCCTATATTTGTCCTTTGTCGGGACTGGTCTGCTGGGATCAAGGCTTTACCCTCTGAAGAACTGAGTGAGGCAATCATAAACTTTTTGTCCGATCTTCACCTGCGGACCGAGCAGCACAATGACCAACTTCTCAGGAAACAGGATTCTACAAATGCAAGAACTGCAGAAACCGAGAGCAAAACTAATGAAGATAATGAAGATGAGTCCGCAAATTTGAGCTGTATTCATGCAAGATTAACCAAGGTTCTTGATCGACTTACGAAATTTTCTGAGGCATCATTGAAAATGTATGAAGATACCAGGCAAAAAAGTGAAGCTGCTCGAAATGCATATCATAATTGCAGAATTATCAGGGCTGAGAAAGTTTAA
- the LOC137812304 gene encoding acyl-coenzyme A oxidase 2, peroxisomal-like, which produces MQISNSKPNSDSEPASEAERRIRRLTLHLNPVACVAAEQLEMAACGGRGKLSVDTPSLSSYIRGKHWDIQEKVLDYFNANPHLQTPVEISKDEHRELCMKQLTGLVREAGIRPLRYVVNEPAKYFAILEAVGSVDMSLGIKMGVQYSLWGGSVLNLGTKKHKDKYFDGIDNLDYPGCFAMTELHHGSNVQGLQTVATFDVITDEFIIDTPNDGAIKWWIGNAAVHGKFATVFARLKLPTYDTKGVTDMGVHAFIVPIRDMKTHQPLPGIEIHDCGHKVGLNGVDNGALRFRSVRIPRDNLLNRFGDVSRDGKYTSSLPTVNKRFGATLGELVGGRVGLAYSSVSVLKVAATIAIRYSLLRQQFGPPNQPEVSILDYQSQQHKLMPMLASTYAFYFATTTLVEKYSQMKKTNDEELVADVHALSAGLKAYITSYTAKSLSICREACGGHGYAAVNRFGILRNDHDIFQTFEGDNTVLLQQVAADLLKQYKGKFTGGTLAVTWNYLRESMNTYLSQPNPVTSRWEGGDHLRDPKFQLDAFRYRTSRLLQSVAVRLRKHSKSLGEFGAWNRCLNHLLTLAESHIESVILAKFIEAVQSCPDPSSQAALKLVCDLYALDRIWNDIGTYRNVDYVAPNKAKAIHKLAEYLSFQVRNVARELVDAFDLPDHVTRAPIAKRSGAYSQYTQYVGF; this is translated from the exons ATGCAAATTTCAAACTCCAAACCCAACTCCGACTCCGAGCCAGCCTCCGAAGCAGAGCGGAGAATTCGAAGGCTGACCCTGCACCTGAACCCCGTCGCCTGCGTGGCGGCGGAGCAGTTGGAGATGGCAGCGTGCGGCGGGCGAGGGAAGCTGAGCGTGGACACGCCATCTCTGTCGAGTTACATACGAGGTAAGCACTGGGACATTCAGGAGAAGGTGCTCGATTACTTCAACGCCAATCCGCACCTTCAAACGCCCGTTGAGATCTCGAAAGACGAACATCGAGAGTTGTGCATGAAGCAGTTAACGGGACTCGTCAGAGAAGCGGGGATTCGACCCCTCCGTTACGTGGTCAACGAGCCCGCCAAGTACTTCGCCATCTTGGAAGCAGTTGGAAGTGTTGACATGTCGCTCGGGATCAAGATGGGGGTCCAGTACAG TCTTTGGGGTGGTTCTGTTCTCAATTTGGGGACAAAGAAGCATAAGGACAAGTACTTTGATGGGATTGATAACTTGGACTACCCCGGTTGTTTTGCTATGACCGAGCTTCACCATG GTTCAAATGTGCAGGGCCTCCAAACTGTTGCCACCTTTGATGTAATCACTGATGAATTTATCATTGACACACCAAATGATGGTGCCATCAAATGGTGGATTGGTAATGCTGCAGTGCATGGAAAGTTTGCCACTGTTTTCGCTAGGTTGAAATTACCCACTTATGACACCAAAGGAGTTACTGACATGGGTGTCCATGCTTTCATAGTTCCAATAAGGGATATGAAGACCCATCAACCACTCCCTGGGATTGAGATACATGATTGTGGCCATAAAGTTGGCCTCAATGGTGTGGATAATGGAGCATTGAGATTCCGCTCGGTAAGAATTCCTCGAGACAATCTTCTAAACCGTTTTGGAGATGTCTCCCGTGATGGAAAATACACAAGTAGTCTTCCTACAGTTAATAAGCGATTTGGTGCAACTCTAGGTGAACTTGTTGGTGGTAGGGTAGGTCTTGCATATTCTTCAGTAAGTGTCCTGAAGGTTGCGGCCACAATTGCCATCAGATATTCTCTACTTCGTCAGCAATTTGGACCTCCAAACCAACCTGAAGTTAGTATTCTTGATTACCAGTCTCAACAGCACAAGCTTATGCCAATGCTTGCTTCAACGTATGCTTTTTATTTTGCAACAACAACTTTGGTGGAGAAATactctcaaatgaaaaaaaCTAATGATGAAGAATTAGTTGCAGATGTCCATGCTCTATCAGCCGGTCTAAAGGCTTATATAACATCCTATACTGCAAAGTCACTCAGCATCTGTAGGGAAGCCTGTGGAGGTCATGGTTATGCTGCTGTAAACCGGTTTGGTATTTTGAGGAACGATCATGACATTTTTCAGACAtttgaaggagacaacacagtTCTGCTTCAACAG GTTGCAGCTGATCTTTTGAAACAATACAAGGGAAAGTTCACAGGAGGAACTTTGGCTGTGACATGGAACTACTTGAGAGAATCCATGAATACTTATCTGTCACAGCCAAATCCGGTTACTTCTCGGTGGGAAGGCGGAGATCATTTACGAGATCCTAAATTTCAATTGGATGCCTTCAGA TATCGAACATCTAGATTACTTCAAAGTGTTGCTGTACGACTCCGAAAGCATTCTAAATCCCTTGGGGAGTTTGGTGCATGGAATAGATGTTTAAATCACCTTTTGACACTTGCAGAGTCACATATTGAATCAGTCATCCTTGCTAAATTTATTGAAGCCGTGCAGAG CTGTCCCGATCCAAGCTCGCAAGCTGCTCTGAAGCTCGTGTGTGATCTTTATGCTCTGGATCGAATATGGAATGACATTGGAACCTATCGAAATGTTGACTATGTGGCTCCTAACAAAGCTAAG GCTATCCATAAACTTGCGGAGTATCTTAGTTTTCAAGTGAGGAATGTTGCAAGGGAACTTGTGGATGCATTTGATCTTCCGGATCATGTTACACGGGCCCCTATTGCCAAGCGCTCAGGAGCTTACTCTCAGTACACACAATATGTGGGATTTTAA
- the LOC137809511 gene encoding LOW QUALITY PROTEIN: acyl-coenzyme A oxidase 2, peroxisomal-like (The sequence of the model RefSeq protein was modified relative to this genomic sequence to represent the inferred CDS: inserted 3 bases in 2 codons) — FVLLKGSNVQGLQTVATFDVITDEFIIDTPNDCAIKWWIGNAAVHGKFATVFARLKLPTYDTQGVTDMGVHAFIVPIRDMKTHQPLPGIEIHDCGHKVGVNGVDNGGLRFRSVRIPRDNLLNRFGDVSRDGKYTSSLPTVNKRFGATLGELVGGRVGLAYSSVGVLKVAATIAIRYSLLRRQFGPPNQPEVSILDFQSQQHKLMPMLXYAFYFATTTLVEKYSQMKKTHDEELVADVHALSAGLKAYITSYTAKSLSICREACGGHGYAAVNRFGILRNDHDIFQTFEGDNTVLLQQVAADLLKQYKGKFTGGTLAVTWNYLRESMNTFMSQPNPVTARWEGKDHLRDSKFQLDAFRYRTSRLLQSVAVRLRKHSKTLGVFGAWNRCLNHLLTLAKSHIESVILAKFIEPVQNCSEPSSQAALKLVCDLYALDPIWNDIGTYRNVDYVAPNKAKAIHKLAEYLSFQVRNVARELVDAFDLPDHVTRXPIVMRSGAYSQYTQYAGF, encoded by the exons TTTGTGCTTTTAAAAGGTTCAAATGTGCAGGGCCTCCAAACTGTTGCCACCTTTGATGTAATCACTGATGAATTTATCATTGACACACCAAATGATTGTGCCATCAAATGGTGGATTGGCAATGCTGCAGTGCATGGAAAGTTTGCCACTGTTTTCGCTAGGTTGAAATTACCCACTTATGACACCCAAGGAGTTACTGACATGGGTGTTCATGCTTTCATAGTTCCAATAAGGGATATGAAGACCCATCAACCACTCCCTGGAATTGAGATACATGATTGTGGCCACAAAGTTGGCGTCAATGGTGTGGATAATGGAGGATTGAGATTCCGCTCGGTAAGAATTCCTCGAGACAATCTTCTAAACCGTTTTGGAGATGTCTCCCGTGATGGAAAATACACAAGTAGTCTTCCTACAGTAAATAAGCGATTTGGTGCAACTCTAGGTGAACTTGTTGGTGGTAGGGTAGGTCTTGCATATTCTTCAGTAGGTGTCCTGAAGGTTGCGGCCACAATTGCCATCAGATATTCTCTACTTCGTCGGCAATTTGGACCTCCAAACCAACCTGAAGTTAGTATTCTTGATTTCCAGTCTCAACAGCACAAGCTTATGCCAATGCT GTATGCTTTTTATTTTGCAACAACAACTTTGGTAGAGAAATactctcaaatgaaaaaaaCTCATGATGAAGAATTAGTTGCAGATGTCCATGCTCTATCAGCCGGTCTAAAGGCTTATATAACATCCTATACTGCAAAGTCACTCAGCATCTGTAGGGAAGCCTGTGGAGGTCATGGTTATGCCGCTGTAAACCGGTTTGGTATTTTGAGGAACGATCATGACATTTTTCAGACATTCGAAGGAGACAACACAGTTCTGCTTCAACAG GTTGCAGCTGATCTTTTGAAACAATACAAGGGAAAGTTCACAGGAGGAACTTTGGCTGTGACATGGAACTACTTGAGAGAATCCATGAATACTTTTATGTCACAGCCAAATCCGGTTACTGCTCGGTGGGAAGGCAAAGATCATTTACGAGATTCTAAATTTCAATTGGATGCCTTCAGA TATCGAACATCTAGATTACTTCAAAGTGTTGCTGTACGACTTCGCAAGCATTCTAAAACCCTTGGGGTCTTTGGTGCATGGAATAGATGTTTAAATCACCTTTTGACACTTGCAAAGTCACATATTGAATCAGTCATCCTTGCTAAATTCATTGAACCCGTGCAAAA CTGTTCCGAACCAAGTTCGCAAGCTGCTCTGAAGCTCGTGTGTGATCTTTATGCTCTAGATCCAATATGGAATGACATTGGAACCTATCGAAATGTTGACTATGTGGCTCCTAACAAAGCTA AGGCTATCCACAAACTTGCGGAGTATCTTAGTTTTCAAGTGAGGAATGTTGCAAGGGAACTTGTGGATGCATTTGATCTTCCGGATCATGTTACAC CCCCTATTGTCATGCGCTCAGGAGCTTACTCTCAGTACACACAATATGCGGGATTTTAA
- the LOC137812305 gene encoding uncharacterized protein isoform X1, with protein sequence MGSHHDSSDGFFKIRPRLADVTNCPGKRPFSLVSGDGGESQFTKQMRVGVEGLAKNKIQMQLGAQTHLNNEVLLQPKENQPILLPFCDDTSSSFQRPGLPSEGLKEESPLGLEDFEFGEKGEGIAPTDRAVESGDKDICVVENSGSPRCGTLQMPSVSASDDSNFPWLKPCSGHKGDGASNSVTDDVDLKSCSCSLCSKAAYIWSDLHYQDAKGRLSAIKKSQKEAKMIIQKFSGLEDTVAHGQHQSEESLELELSLVHQWKSLFLQMQDMYAQESSQLESSFESLKDLREHCKTDLQSNDNSHRENQ encoded by the exons ATGGGAAGCCACCATGATTCCAGTGATGGGTTTTTCAAAATCCGTCCCCGTCTGGCGGATGTCACCAATTGTCCGGGGAAAAGGCCGTTTTCTTTAGTTTCTGGCGACGGTGGGGAATCACAGTTCACAAAGCAAATGCGAGTAGGGGTAGAAGGTTTAGCCAAAAACAAAATCCAAATGCAACTAGGAGCACAGACTCACCTTAACAACGAGGTTTTGTTGCAACCAAAAGAAAACCAGCCTATTTTGTTGCCGTTTTGCGATGATACTTCAAGTTCGTTTCAGAGACCGGGCTTGCCCAGTGAGGGATTGAAGGAGGAGAGTCCGTTGGGTTTAGAGGATTTTGAATTTGGGGAGAAGGGTGAAGGAATTGCACCAACTGATCGTGCTGTTGAAAGTGGGGACAAGGATATTTGTGTTGTCGAGAATTCGGGATCACCCAGGTGTGGGACCCTGCAAATGCCATCAGTCTCTGCCTCTGATGATTCTAATTTTCCGTGGTTGAAACCGTGCTCGGGGCATAAGGGCGATGGAGCATCAAATTCTGTCACTGATGATGTGGACCTTAAATCTTGCAGTTGTTCTTTATGCTCTAAAG CTGCTTATATCTGGTCGGATCTCCATTACCAGGATGCCAAGGGTAGATTAAGTG CTATAAAGAAGagtcagaaagaagcaaaaatgATCATTCAGAAATTTTCTGGATTAGAGGATACAGTCGCGCATGGCCAGCACCAAAGCGAGGAGTCATTAGAGTTAGAATTGTCCCTTGTGCATCAGTGGAAGTCGCTCTTTCTTCAAATGCAGGATATGTATGCCCAAGAAAGTAGCCAGCTT GAATCAAGCTTTGAATCACTAAAAGATTTGAGAGAACACTGCAAGACTGATCTTCAGTCGAATGACAACAGCCATCGTGAAAATCAGTAG
- the LOC137812305 gene encoding uncharacterized protein isoform X2, producing MGSHHDSSDGFFKIRPRLADVTNCPGKRPFSLVSGDGGESQFTKQMRVGVEGLAKNKIQMQLGAQTHLNNEVLLQPKENQPILLPFCDDTSSSFQRPGLPSEGLKEESPLGLEDFEFGEKGEGIAPTDRAVESGDKDICVVENSGSPRCGTLQMPSVSASDDSNFPWLKPCSGHKGDGASNSVTDDVDLKSCSCSLCSKAAYIWSDLHYQDAKGRLSAIKKSQKEAKMIIQKFSGLEDTVAHGQHQSEESLELELSLVHQWKSLFLQMQDMYAQESSQLI from the exons ATGGGAAGCCACCATGATTCCAGTGATGGGTTTTTCAAAATCCGTCCCCGTCTGGCGGATGTCACCAATTGTCCGGGGAAAAGGCCGTTTTCTTTAGTTTCTGGCGACGGTGGGGAATCACAGTTCACAAAGCAAATGCGAGTAGGGGTAGAAGGTTTAGCCAAAAACAAAATCCAAATGCAACTAGGAGCACAGACTCACCTTAACAACGAGGTTTTGTTGCAACCAAAAGAAAACCAGCCTATTTTGTTGCCGTTTTGCGATGATACTTCAAGTTCGTTTCAGAGACCGGGCTTGCCCAGTGAGGGATTGAAGGAGGAGAGTCCGTTGGGTTTAGAGGATTTTGAATTTGGGGAGAAGGGTGAAGGAATTGCACCAACTGATCGTGCTGTTGAAAGTGGGGACAAGGATATTTGTGTTGTCGAGAATTCGGGATCACCCAGGTGTGGGACCCTGCAAATGCCATCAGTCTCTGCCTCTGATGATTCTAATTTTCCGTGGTTGAAACCGTGCTCGGGGCATAAGGGCGATGGAGCATCAAATTCTGTCACTGATGATGTGGACCTTAAATCTTGCAGTTGTTCTTTATGCTCTAAAG CTGCTTATATCTGGTCGGATCTCCATTACCAGGATGCCAAGGGTAGATTAAGTG CTATAAAGAAGagtcagaaagaagcaaaaatgATCATTCAGAAATTTTCTGGATTAGAGGATACAGTCGCGCATGGCCAGCACCAAAGCGAGGAGTCATTAGAGTTAGAATTGTCCCTTGTGCATCAGTGGAAGTCGCTCTTTCTTCAAATGCAGGATATGTATGCCCAAGAAAGTAGCCAGCTT ATTTGA
- the LOC137812308 gene encoding ethylene-responsive transcription factor ERF060-like, whose amino-acid sequence MGTAIDMYNNTNIVPDFIDPYSEELMRALEPFMKTDYFSASSNSASPSRQSHPSSLISSTSYSSPNQIKLNQLTSDQILQIQAQVGIQHHVGHSNQRQNQAQMGPKRVPMKHGGAAAKAAKLYRGVRQRHWGKWVAEIRLQKNRTRLWLGTFDTGEEAALAYDNAAFKLRGEFARLNFPHLRHQGAFVFGDFGDYKPLPSSVDSKLQAICESMGKQEQKKCCSVEDVKPEVHAAAELAPVDSDVAQSNVCPELDNIKVENMNETPMLSWPVSGESSSPESGFTFLDLSDFSYSNYEWDEIESFGLEKYPSVEIDWAAI is encoded by the coding sequence ATGGGAACCGCTATAGATATGTACAACAACACCAACATCGTACCGGATTTCATAGATCCGTATAGTGAGGAGCTGATGAGAGCACTTGAGCCTTTTATGAAAACTGATTATTTCTCTGCCTCTTCTAATTCTGCATCTCCCTCACGTCAATCACACCCTTCTTCTCTCATTTCATCTACTTCGTATTCCTCCCCCAACCAAATCAAACTAAACCAACTCACCTCAGATCAAATCCTCCAGATTCAGGCCCAGGTCGGGATTCAACACCACGTGGGTCATTCCAACCAACGTCAAAATCAAGCCCAGATGGGGCCAAAACGTGTCCCCATGAAACACGGTGGCGCGGCCGCGAAAGCTGCGAAGCTGTACCGTGGGGTGCGGCAACGGCATTGGGGGAAGTGGGTCGCCGAGATCAGACTCCAGAAGAACCGCACGCGCCTCTGGCTGGGAACATTCGACACCGGAGAGGAAGCGGCGCTGGCGTACGACAACGCAGCGTTTAAGCTCCGAGGCGAGTTCGCGCGCCTCAACTTCCCTCATCTGCGACACCAGGGAGCGTTCGTATTCGGCGACTTTGGAGATTACAAGCCGCTACCTTCTTCCGTGGACTCCAAGCTCCAAGCTATTTGTGAAAGCATGggaaaacaagaacaaaaaaaGTGTTGCTCCGTCGAAGACGTGAAGCCCGAGGTACACGCTGCCGCTGAGCTGGCGCCGGTGGATTCTGACGTGGCGCAATCCAACGTTTGTCCCGAGTTGGACAATATTAAGGTAGAAAACATGAACGAAACCCCAATGTTGTCATGGCCTGTGTCTGGCGAATCTTCTTCGCCTGAATCGGGTTTTACTTTCTTGGATTTGTCGGATTTCTCATATTCTAATTATGAGTGGGATGAAATAGAGAGTTTTGGGTTGGAGAAGTACCCTTCGGTGGAGATTGATTGGGCGGCTATATGA